The following are from one region of the Gossypium hirsutum isolate 1008001.06 chromosome D03, Gossypium_hirsutum_v2.1, whole genome shotgun sequence genome:
- the LOC107950580 gene encoding indole-3-acetic acid-amido synthetase GH3.17 — MATNEYEGGLKMIEELTTNAEQIQDEVLREILSRNAGTEYLRGFLHGQTDKQLFKKNVPIVTYEDLKPYIDRIVNGETSDILLAEPTTGFFLSSGTSGGQPKLMPVTAQVAKKWELFRGLYESPVIKYLVDINQAGKRMELMFARPEVETPSGLMATSVTTSIFKGSGFRASLPKLYTSPSETIFCPDPNQSLYCQLLFGLIQREEVVMIGSFFASTVLRAIKFLENHWQELRYDIKTGRLSHQITDSRCRNAASLVMKPNPEQADLIENICNCKSWDGIIRKLWPKARYIAGICTGVMRQYTAELEFYSGGLPLVSSLYASSEAFCGINIEPLCKPSDVSYTFLPNMAYFEFLPVKNERDESIEMKSNDEDTELVDLVNVKPGRCYELVVTNSTGLYRYKVGDVLMVSGFHNNAPQFQFVERKSVVLSVDMEKTSETDLFKAVTEAKALLNPLGFILTEYTSYADTSSVPGHYVLFWELKEKEGEHCKELDPKIMVECCFKIEESLHYTYKIYRKRNIIAALEIRVVKQGSFEALMDYCVSKGTSLSQYKKPSCIKSEEALNILDSRVTGKYFSPKSPL; from the exons ATGGCAACAAATGAGTATGAAGGTGGGTTGAAGATGATTGAGGAACTGACCACAAACGCTGAGCAAATTCAGGACGAGGTGTTGAGGGAAATACTAAGTAGAAATGCAGGAACAGAGTATTTAAGGGGATTCCTCCATGGTCAAACCGACAAGCAGCTCTTTAAGAAAAATGTTCCCATAGTTACTTATGAAGATCTCAAGCCTTACATAGATAGGATTGTTAATGGGGAGACATCAGATATCCTTTTAGCTGAACCCACTACAGGGTTCTTTCTAAG CTCTGGGACTTCAGGCGGGCAGCCAAAGCTGATGCCTGTCACCGCTCAAGTTGCTAAGAAGTGGGAATTATTTCGTGGCTTGTACGAGTCTCCTGTGATAAA GTACCTTGTTGATATCAACCAAGCCGGTAAAAGAATGGAGCTTATGTTTGCCAGACCAGAGGTTGAAACTCCTAGTGGCCTCATGGCAACATCTGTTACAACCAGCATATTCAAGGGCAGTGGATTTAGAGCCAGTTTACCTAAGCTTTACACAAGCCCCAGTGAGACCATCTTTTGCCCAGACCCCAACCAGAGCTTATACTGTCAATTACTTTTTGGTTTAATCCAACGAGAAGAGGTTGTCATGATTGGTTCATTCTTTGCATCTACTGTGCTAAGAGCTATCAAGTTTCTAGAAAATCATTGGCAAGAGCTACGCTATGACATAAAAACGGGTCGATTAAGCCATCAGATTACAGACTCTAGATGCAGAAATGCAGCATCATTGGTCATGAAGCCTAATCCAGAACAGGCTGACTTGATAGAGAACATATGTAATTGTAAATCATGGGATGGAATAATCAGAAAGCTATGGCCTAAAGCAAGGTACATTGCTGGCATCTGTACGGGTGTTATGAGACAGTATACTGCAGAGCTCGAGTTCTATTCCGGAGGGCTTCCTTTAGTTTCATCTTTATATGCTTCCTCAGAAGCTTTTTGTGGGATTAACATAGAACCTCTATGCAAACCTTCTGATGTCTCCTACACATTTCTCCCTAACATGGCTTACTTCGAATTCCTTCCTGTGAAGAATGAACGTGATGAATCTATTGAAATGAAGAGTAACGATGAAGATACAGAACTTGTTGATCTTGTAAATGTGAAGCCTGGTCGATGTTATGAACTAGTTGTCACAAATTCTACAG gATTATATCGATATAAAGTCGGAGATGTTCTTATGGTGAGTGGTTTCCACAATAATGCACCTCAATTCCAGTTTGTGGAGAGGAAAAGTGTTGTCCTAAGTGTTGATATGGAAAAAACTAGCGAAACTGACCTTTTCAAGGCTGTGACAGAAGCAAAGGCTCTTCTCAATCCACTCGGGTTCATCTTAACAGAGTACACTAGCTATGCTGATACTTCTTCCGTACCAGGTCACTATGTCTTATTCTGGGAGCTCAAGGAAAAAGAAGGCGAGCATTGCAAAGAGCTTGACCCAAAAATAATGGTAGAATGTTGCTTTAAAATAGAAGAGTCATTGCATTATACATATAAAATCTATAGGAAAAGGAACATAATTGCAGCTTTGGAGATTAGGGTGGTAAAGCAGGGAAGTTTTGAGGCACTAATGGATTACTGTGTGTCCAAAGGAACTTCATTGAGCCAATACAAAAAACCTAGTTGCATTAAATCCGAGGAAGCCTTGAATATATTAGATTCAAGAGTGACAGGAAAGTATTTCAGCCCGAAATCACCGTTATAA